The window TGTTGTCAACTTCACAGGCAATGCGCGCCTGGCAACTGGCGGCACAGGCGATGTATTGGCAGGCCTACTGGGCGCGCGCATAGCCCAAGGCCTGAGCGAATTTGAAGCCGCTTGCGCGGCCGTGTTTGAACACGGCCTGGTAGCCGATGAAATAAATTTGCCCACCCTCACAGCAGGCAAACTGGCAGCGCTTATCCGCGGCCCGCAAATGGCATCTTGGTAGCCATCACGGTGTGAAACATCACGTTGGCTTCCAATGGCAAGCTGGCCATGTACACCACGGAAGTACCTACCAAAGCCACATCCATCAAGGGCTCTGCTTTGATTTCCAAATTGGCTTGTGGCACACCTTTGGCCATCTTCATGGCCATGGGGGTTGCAGCGTTGCCCACATCAATTTGACCCACAGCGATGTCGTACTGACGTCCGTCGAGTGAAGCGGTTTTGGTGAGGCCAGATACGGCATGCTTGGTGGAGGTGTAGGCAATGGAGAACGGGCGTGGTGTGGTGGCCGAGATCGAACCATTGTTGATGATGCGACCGCCCATGGGCTTCTGGTCTTTCATCACACGGAAAGCCTCACGAATGCACAAGAACATGCCGGTCAGGTTGGTGTCGACCACCCCTTTCCACATGTCCAAACTCAGTTCATGAATTGGGATGGCCGGTGTGCTCACGCCCGCGTTGTTGAACAGCAAATCGACACGGCCAAATGCTTTCACGCATTGCGCAAACAAATTGGCCACAGAGTCTTCTTGCGTGACATCGGTCGGAACTGCCAACACTTGGTAATTGGCGTTGAGCGCTTTGGCTTCTGCCGCCACCTCTTCCAAGTTGGCCAATCGACGACCCGCCAAAACGACGGACCAGCCGTCTTTCAGCAAAGCCAACGCCGTTGCTTTGCCAATGCCAGAACCAGCGCCTGTCACGATGGCAATTTTTGAAGCGTGTGTCATGAATTCTGTCTCCTGCTTGAATGTTGAATTGGAAAATGGGATGGGACTCGAAGGCCTAGCTTCAGCGACGACTCTTTCGCGATTGACTGGACTTCTTAGCGCCCGACGACTTGGATGGCGCCCCTTTGGGACTGACCTTGCCATGCCGGGTACTGGGTTTGCCGCCTTCCGCTTGGCGGGCATTGAAAGGACGCGACTTGGATTTAGCACCCTCTGCGCCCCCCATTGAACCCCGCGTGTTGCCGTTGTCATTGCGACTGGCACCTTGTTTGCCAGGACCTTTGTCACGCATCTGACGAACACTGAATTCTTCAGCCGGATTCACCAAACGGAAGTCAATTTTTCGTCCGTCTAAGTCGACGCGACTGACTTGAATTTGAACGCGAGTACCAATGGCATATCGAATGCCAGTTCGCTCGCCTCGCAATTCTTGTCGTGCTTCGTCAAAACGGAAATACTCGCCGCCTAACTCGGTGATGTGAACCAAGCCTTCAACGTACAAATTGTCCAAGGTCACAAAAATTCCGAAGCTGGTGGCCGAAGTGACCACGCCTGAATATTCTTCGCCCAAATGCTCGCGCATGTATTTGCATTTAAGCCAAGCCTCTACATCGCGGCTGGCTTCATCGGCGCGGCGCTCGTTGGCACTGCAATGCAGACCTGCGGCTTCCCAAGCTTGTTGTTCGGCAGGCGACATTTTGATGCGCGGCGCGTCATCCATTTGTGCGCCAGCCTTGTTTTTCTGCAAGCGCTTGGCGAGCTTGGCATGGGCCTCTCCGGGCAATGGCAATGCTGGCAGCTGATACTTCTTGTGCGCCAAGATGGCCTTGATGACACGGTGCACCAGCAAGTCGGGGTAGCGACGAATGGGGCTGGTGAAGTGCGTGTAAGCCTCATAGGCCAAGCCAAAGTGACCACTGTTGATGGGCGTGTAGATGGCTTGCTGCATGGAGCGCAGCAGCATGGTGTGAATTTGCTGGGCATCGGGCCGGTCTTTGGTGGCCTGTGCAATGTGCTGAAACTCGCTGGGTTTGGGCTCATCACTCACGGTGTAAGGCAAGCCCAATGACTTCAAGTAATTGCGCAACAAATCTTTCTTCTCGGGCGTTGGGCCTTCGTGCACACGGAACAAGCCGGGATGCTTGCTGCTTTGAATGAAATCGGCGCTGCAGACATTGGCTGCCAACATAGCCTCTTCAATCAGGCGGTGTGCTTCAGTGCGAACACGCGGTACGATTTTTTCGATGCGGCCGTTGTCGTCACAAATAATTTGCGTTTCGGTGGTTTCAAAATCGACTGCACCACGAACAGCACGTGATGACAACAGCGCACGGTACACATCGTGCAAGTTGAGCAAATCGTTGACACGTGCTTTGCGCTTGATGGCTTCCGGGCCACGTGTGTTGGCCAAAATGGCGGCCACTTCGGTGTACGTAAAGCGCGCATGGCTGTACATCACGGCAGGATAAAACTGGTACGCGTGAATCTCGCCTTTGGCCGTGATCAACATGTCGCAGACCATGCACAAGCGCTCTACTTCGGGGTTCAGTGAACACAAACCATTGGAGAGTTTTTCCGGCAACATCGGAATGACACGGCGCGGAAAGTAAACGCTGGTTGCACGGTCGTAAGCGTCGATGTCGATGGCACTGCCTGTTTCAACATAATTGCTGACGTCGGCAATGGCCACCAACAAGCGCCAGCCTTTTGCTTTGCCAATCTTGGCGGGTTCGCAATACACCGCATCGTCAAAATCGCGAGCGTCTTCACCGTCGATGGTGACCAACGGAATGTCAGTAAGGTCGATGCGATCTTTGGAATCTTGAGGGCGAACCTTGTCGGGTAGCTCGCGCGCCAAATTCAAACATGCGGCAGAGAACTCGTGCGGCACGCTGTACTTGCGAACAGCAATGTCGATTTCCATGCCTGGGTCGTCAATCTCTCCCAGCACTTCTTTGACGCGTCCAACCGGTTGACCAAACAAAGCAGGTGGCTCCGTCAATTCAACCACCACCACCTGCCCAGGTTTACCTGCGCCAATGCCTACTTTGGGAATCAGAATGTCTTGGCCATAGCGCTTGTCTTCAGGGGCCACAATCCAAATGCCGCCTTCATTGAGCAAGCGGCCGATGATGGGCTGAGCGGGACGCTCCAAAATTTCAACGACACGACCTTCAGGTCTGCCTTTTCGGTCTTGTCGGACGATGCGAACTTTGACGCGGTCTTTGTGCAACACGGCACGCATTTCGTTGGGCGACAAGAAAATATCGCCATCACCATCGTCACGAATGAGAAAGCCATGTCCATCGCGGTGGCCTTGCACACTGCCTTCGATCTCATCGAGCAGTCCTGAGGGGTGGCTAATTTTTTTGATATACAATCCTTTTTTTCCTGAAAGCCCAGGTGGCGGAATTGGTAGACGCACTAGTTTCAGGTACTAGCGAGTAACTTCGTGGGGGTTCGAGTCCCTTCCTGGGCACCAAGTTTAAACAAAGCTGCACGTGATGCGGCTTTTTTTATGCGCATCATTTGCAAATTCACAGTCCAAGAGGCGTCACACATGCTTTTCTAGGGCGATTGCAAATCAAATGGGCACCGCGATCAGGTCGTGGCCTTCAACGCCCACAATCCGTGCGCGAGTGAATTCACCCACCTTGTAGGTTTTGCTGATCTTTTCTGGCGGTAACAAACGTACCAAGCCGTCAATCTCGGGCGCATCCGCATAGGAGCGGCCAATGCCTCCCTTTTTGCCCATGGCCGAAGCAGAATCAACCAAGACTTGCATGGTGGCACCCACGCGTTGATGTAAACGCTGGATGGACACCTCTTCGGCCACAGCCATGAAGCGTGAACGGCGTTCTTCGCGCACGGCCTCCGGCAGCATGCCTGGTAAGTCATTGGCAGTGGCACCTTTGACAGGGCTGTACGCAAAACAACCGGCACGGTCAATTTGTGCTTCTCGCACAAAGTTGAGCAAGTGCTCAAACTCTTCTTCTGTTTCGCCAGGGAATCCTGCAATGAAGGTGCTGCGGATGACCAGTTGAGGACAAATTTCGCGCCACTTTTGAATGCGCTCTAAATTCTTCTCGCCGCTGGCGGGACGCTTCATGCGCTTGAGCACATCGGGGTGGCT is drawn from Limnohabitans sp. 103DPR2 and contains these coding sequences:
- a CDS encoding SDR family oxidoreductase → MTHASKIAIVTGAGSGIGKATALALLKDGWSVVLAGRRLANLEEVAAEAKALNANYQVLAVPTDVTQEDSVANLFAQCVKAFGRVDLLFNNAGVSTPAIPIHELSLDMWKGVVDTNLTGMFLCIREAFRVMKDQKPMGGRIINNGSISATTPRPFSIAYTSTKHAVSGLTKTASLDGRQYDIAVGQIDVGNAATPMAMKMAKGVPQANLEIKAEPLMDVALVGTSVVYMASLPLEANVMFHTVMATKMPFAGRG
- the rnr gene encoding ribonuclease R, encoding MYIKKISHPSGLLDEIEGSVQGHRDGHGFLIRDDGDGDIFLSPNEMRAVLHKDRVKVRIVRQDRKGRPEGRVVEILERPAQPIIGRLLNEGGIWIVAPEDKRYGQDILIPKVGIGAGKPGQVVVVELTEPPALFGQPVGRVKEVLGEIDDPGMEIDIAVRKYSVPHEFSAACLNLARELPDKVRPQDSKDRIDLTDIPLVTIDGEDARDFDDAVYCEPAKIGKAKGWRLLVAIADVSNYVETGSAIDIDAYDRATSVYFPRRVIPMLPEKLSNGLCSLNPEVERLCMVCDMLITAKGEIHAYQFYPAVMYSHARFTYTEVAAILANTRGPEAIKRKARVNDLLNLHDVYRALLSSRAVRGAVDFETTETQIICDDNGRIEKIVPRVRTEAHRLIEEAMLAANVCSADFIQSSKHPGLFRVHEGPTPEKKDLLRNYLKSLGLPYTVSDEPKPSEFQHIAQATKDRPDAQQIHTMLLRSMQQAIYTPINSGHFGLAYEAYTHFTSPIRRYPDLLVHRVIKAILAHKKYQLPALPLPGEAHAKLAKRLQKNKAGAQMDDAPRIKMSPAEQQAWEAAGLHCSANERRADEASRDVEAWLKCKYMREHLGEEYSGVVTSATSFGIFVTLDNLYVEGLVHITELGGEYFRFDEARQELRGERTGIRYAIGTRVQIQVSRVDLDGRKIDFRLVNPAEEFSVRQMRDKGPGKQGASRNDNGNTRGSMGGAEGAKSKSRPFNARQAEGGKPSTRHGKVSPKGAPSKSSGAKKSSQSRKSRR